A single Anatilimnocola floriformis DNA region contains:
- a CDS encoding TraR/DksA family transcriptional regulator produces the protein MARKEAVTQLKQILIRRRDALRKALAGDLSSLKELRQQTSGDMMDAAMDSAQDEISSQLAEVESRELAHIDVALERMRHGDYGTCEGCGCGIPLARLQALPYATMCITCQREAEKNGDVINPGSKQMFDFGIDSDASTGDVEIDIS, from the coding sequence ATGGCACGCAAAGAAGCGGTAACCCAACTCAAGCAAATCCTCATTCGCCGGCGCGATGCCCTGCGAAAGGCCCTGGCCGGTGACTTGAGCTCGCTCAAGGAACTCCGCCAACAAACCTCCGGCGACATGATGGACGCCGCGATGGACAGCGCCCAAGACGAAATCAGCTCGCAGCTGGCCGAAGTCGAAAGCCGCGAATTGGCTCACATCGACGTCGCTCTCGAGCGGATGCGTCATGGCGATTACGGCACGTGCGAAGGTTGCGGCTGCGGCATTCCGCTGGCCCGCCTCCAAGCTCTGCCCTACGCCACCATGTGCATCACCTGCCAACGCGAAGCCGAAAAGAACGGCGATGTGATCAACCCAGGTTCAAAGCAAATGTTCGACTTCGGTATTGATAGCGATGCCTCGACCGGCGACGTCGAGATCGATATTTCGTAA